A single Pseudoxanthomonas sp. DNA region contains:
- a CDS encoding cytochrome c produces the protein MKSNKRMWVWLGAGVGLVAVAATAAVSLGVYNVAADDPHSRPVYALLETARERSIEVRAAKLQVPTNLDDPERIRQGAGNYNAMCVTCHLSPDAAATEMSKGLYPAPPNLSKHPVGPAEAFWVIKHGIKASGMPAWGGSMDDEFIWNMSAFLQKLPKLDKAGYQALVASSDGHSHGGGETGGHSHGEEAGADHHGGGDSEEMGDGHGHGQGHEAGGMGMDMSKPKEGTTHVHADGKTHVHAAEPAKQPAQAKSEGEHDQHGSMPAKPAEPAPKADDGHDHQH, from the coding sequence ATGAAATCCAACAAAAGGATGTGGGTATGGCTCGGTGCCGGCGTGGGATTGGTTGCGGTCGCGGCAACTGCCGCGGTCTCTCTGGGCGTGTACAACGTGGCCGCTGATGATCCGCATAGTCGCCCGGTGTATGCGCTACTTGAAACGGCGCGTGAGCGTTCCATTGAGGTGCGCGCCGCCAAGCTTCAGGTACCCACGAACCTGGATGATCCTGAGCGTATCCGCCAGGGTGCGGGCAACTACAACGCTATGTGTGTGACCTGTCATCTTTCGCCAGATGCGGCGGCCACCGAGATGAGCAAGGGTCTGTACCCCGCGCCACCAAACCTAAGCAAGCACCCGGTGGGTCCAGCTGAGGCGTTCTGGGTGATCAAGCACGGCATCAAGGCCAGCGGCATGCCTGCGTGGGGCGGCAGCATGGACGATGAGTTCATCTGGAACATGTCGGCCTTCCTGCAGAAGCTGCCCAAGCTGGACAAGGCCGGCTACCAGGCGTTGGTAGCCAGCAGTGATGGCCATTCACACGGTGGCGGTGAGACCGGCGGGCACTCGCATGGCGAGGAAGCGGGTGCAGATCACCATGGCGGCGGTGATAGCGAAGAGATGGGTGATGGCCATGGCCATGGCCAGGGGCATGAAGCAGGTGGCATGGGCATGGACATGAGCAAGCCTAAGGAAGGCACCACGCATGTGCATGCCGACGGCAAGACGCACGTGCATGCGGCCGAGCCGGCAAAGCAACCTGCGCAGGCCAAGTCCGAGGGCGAGCACGATCAGCACGGCTCCATGCCAGCCAAACCAGCCGAGCCAGCTCCCAAGGCCGATGACGGCCACGATCACCAGCATTGA
- a CDS encoding DUF411 domain-containing protein, producing the protein MNTSRSCLFLLATALSLTACARPESAVNSEAASDAQSPTSAAAQQVTQPQRPLPLVKVHKSATCGCCQLWVEHLEKAGFTVEVHNSEDLNPIKARLGVPYGRGSCHTAEIDGYIVEGHVPVQDILRLLRERPVGRGLVLPGMPAGSPGMEMPDGRVQPYTVEFVLPDGTTQPYVLHGQRS; encoded by the coding sequence ATGAACACTTCACGCAGCTGTCTCTTTCTGCTGGCCACGGCCTTGTCGCTGACCGCATGCGCGCGCCCCGAATCGGCTGTCAATTCAGAGGCGGCATCGGACGCCCAATCTCCGACATCGGCGGCTGCGCAGCAGGTCACTCAACCGCAGCGTCCGTTGCCGTTGGTCAAAGTACATAAGAGTGCGACCTGCGGTTGCTGCCAACTGTGGGTGGAGCATCTGGAGAAAGCAGGTTTTACGGTTGAGGTGCACAACAGCGAAGACCTCAACCCCATCAAGGCGCGCTTGGGCGTGCCCTATGGACGCGGCTCGTGCCATACCGCCGAGATCGATGGCTACATCGTCGAAGGTCATGTGCCGGTGCAGGACATCCTGCGCCTGCTGCGTGAGCGCCCGGTAGGCCGCGGATTAGTGCTACCGGGGATGCCTGCCGGTTCTCCTGGCATGGAGATGCCCGACGGACGTGTTCAACCCTATACGGTGGAATTTGTACTGCCCGATGGCACCACGCAGCCTTACGTCCTGCACGGTCAACGCAGCTGA
- a CDS encoding heavy metal translocating P-type ATPase, with translation MPQGASDGPDSVRDPVCGMQVSAARTPYHALHGGTKYHFCSAKCRERFITNPDRYTDDAPQQVEVTAPAAVAPPSDTHATVYTCPMHPQIRQSGPGTCPICGMALEPEMPSLEEDENPELRDFARRFWWTLPLTLIVLVLAMLGHRLPGLSTQARTWIELVLSAPVVLWAGWPFFERCLQSIGNRSPNMWTLIGIGVAAAFGYSVVATLAPGLFPDSFREHGRVGVYFEAAAVIVSLTLLGQLLELRARSKTSAAIKSLLGLAPKTARRVKPDGGEEDVALDHVHVGDLLRVRPGEKVPVDGEVIEGRTSVDESMLTGEPIPVEKTVGDHVIGATLNGTGALVIRADKVGSGTVLAQIVQLVAQAQRSRAPMQRMADKVAYWFVLAVLATAVLTFFGWGLFGPEPSWTFAVLNAVSVLIIACPCALGLATPMSIMVATGRAAQVGVLFRDAQAIEQLRLIDTLIVDKTGTLTEGRPAFRDTLSYAGFDADQILRLAGSLEQGSEHPLAEAIVAEAQRRGLNLVAAQDFDSLTGQGVRGRVSDQDVVLGNQSLMASVGADVAPLQSSAERLRKEGASVMFLAVNGRLAGAIAVADPIKATTLPALNLLRADGLHVVMASGDAQATAEAVGRTLGINDVRGGVKPQDKAELVQQLKAQGRRVAMAGDGINDAPALAAADVGIAMGTGTDVAMSSAQLTLVKGDLRRIVQARAISSSTVANMKQNLGFAFVYNAIGVPIAAGLLYPSFGLLLSPMMAALAMSLSSVSVVTNALRLSGSTVVATSHPDRADEPARGHSCH, from the coding sequence ATGCCGCAGGGTGCCAGCGATGGTCCAGACTCGGTTCGTGATCCGGTATGCGGTATGCAGGTCTCCGCGGCTAGAACGCCGTACCACGCTCTGCATGGCGGAACGAAGTATCACTTCTGCTCAGCCAAATGCCGAGAGCGGTTCATCACCAATCCCGACCGGTATACGGACGATGCTCCCCAGCAAGTCGAAGTGACCGCCCCAGCCGCGGTGGCCCCACCCAGCGATACCCACGCCACGGTCTATACCTGCCCGATGCACCCGCAGATTCGTCAGTCAGGTCCCGGCACCTGTCCGATCTGCGGCATGGCGCTGGAGCCGGAGATGCCCTCGCTGGAGGAGGACGAAAACCCGGAGCTGCGCGATTTCGCCCGACGCTTCTGGTGGACATTGCCTTTGACGTTGATCGTCCTGGTCCTGGCCATGCTGGGACATCGTCTGCCCGGCTTGTCCACGCAGGCGCGCACTTGGATTGAGCTCGTGCTGAGCGCCCCGGTGGTGCTCTGGGCGGGGTGGCCTTTCTTTGAGCGCTGCCTACAGTCCATCGGCAATCGCAGCCCCAACATGTGGACGCTGATCGGCATCGGCGTGGCCGCTGCGTTTGGCTACAGCGTGGTGGCCACCCTGGCGCCGGGCCTGTTTCCGGACTCTTTCCGCGAGCATGGACGGGTAGGGGTCTACTTCGAGGCGGCGGCGGTCATCGTCTCGCTCACGCTGCTCGGCCAGCTGCTGGAACTGCGGGCGCGCTCCAAAACCTCCGCGGCCATCAAGTCCCTGCTGGGGTTGGCGCCCAAGACGGCTCGCCGCGTCAAACCCGATGGGGGCGAAGAGGACGTTGCGTTGGATCACGTGCACGTGGGTGATCTACTTCGCGTACGACCGGGCGAGAAGGTGCCGGTCGATGGGGAAGTCATCGAAGGTCGCACCAGTGTCGATGAGTCGATGCTGACCGGTGAACCCATTCCGGTGGAGAAGACTGTCGGTGATCACGTCATAGGCGCCACGCTCAACGGGACGGGCGCCCTGGTCATCCGGGCGGACAAAGTCGGATCCGGGACAGTACTGGCGCAGATTGTGCAGTTGGTGGCCCAAGCCCAGCGCTCTCGCGCGCCGATGCAGCGTATGGCGGACAAGGTGGCGTACTGGTTCGTCCTGGCCGTGCTGGCCACGGCGGTGCTCACGTTCTTCGGATGGGGCCTGTTTGGACCCGAACCGTCCTGGACCTTTGCCGTCCTCAACGCCGTATCCGTTCTGATCATTGCGTGCCCGTGTGCCTTGGGTTTGGCTACCCCCATGTCGATCATGGTCGCCACCGGCCGCGCTGCACAGGTTGGGGTCCTGTTCCGCGATGCTCAGGCGATCGAACAGCTACGTTTGATCGACACGTTGATTGTGGACAAGACCGGTACCTTGACCGAGGGGCGTCCAGCCTTTCGCGACACGCTCTCCTACGCCGGTTTCGACGCAGATCAGATCCTTCGTTTGGCCGGCAGTCTGGAGCAGGGCAGCGAGCACCCCTTGGCCGAGGCCATCGTGGCTGAAGCCCAGCGACGTGGCTTGAACCTGGTGGCTGCCCAGGATTTTGATTCGCTCACCGGCCAAGGCGTCCGCGGGCGCGTGTCCGATCAGGATGTCGTGCTCGGCAACCAAAGCCTAATGGCGTCGGTTGGCGCCGATGTAGCCCCTTTGCAAAGCAGCGCCGAGCGTCTTCGTAAAGAAGGCGCTAGCGTGATGTTCCTGGCGGTCAATGGGCGGTTGGCCGGCGCAATTGCGGTGGCTGATCCCATCAAAGCCACGACCTTGCCTGCCTTGAACCTGCTGCGTGCTGATGGCCTGCACGTGGTGATGGCCTCCGGTGACGCACAGGCGACGGCCGAGGCCGTGGGGCGCACGCTGGGCATCAACGATGTGCGTGGCGGCGTCAAACCTCAGGACAAGGCCGAACTGGTTCAGCAACTCAAAGCCCAAGGGCGTCGTGTAGCCATGGCCGGTGATGGCATCAACGATGCGCCGGCCCTGGCGGCGGCCGATGTGGGCATCGCGATGGGGACGGGTACGGATGTGGCCATGTCCAGCGCCCAGCTCACCCTGGTCAAGGGTGATTTGAGGCGCATCGTGCAAGCCCGTGCCATCTCGTCTTCGACGGTGGCCAACATGAAGCAGAACCTGGGCTTTGCCTTCGTCTACAACGCCATCGGCGTGCCTATCGCCGCCGGCCTGTTGTACCCCAGCTTCGGCCTTTTGCTCAGTCCGATGATGGCGGCCCTGGCCATGAGCCTGAGCTCGGTGTCGGTGGTCACCAATGCCTTGCGTTTGTCCGGCTCCACCGTTGTCGCCACCTCCCACCCTGACCGCGCCGATGAGCCTGCGCGCGGCCATTCTTGTCACTGA
- a CDS encoding DUF305 domain-containing protein — protein MSSSHGKHESTHTQHLGQHASQGSPGQTHQGHYGRLLLMMALSFLAMYALMYAMVDQWANVYHNVNQLYMAGLMAAPMLLIELWLMSSMYPDRRRNLILASVTVAFMLFCWWGIRTQAAVTDRQFIRSMIPHHAGAILMCEENRLKDPELTRLCLDIITSQKQEIAQMKQLLAN, from the coding sequence ATGTCTTCTTCGCACGGTAAGCACGAAAGCACGCACACGCAGCATCTAGGGCAACACGCCTCGCAAGGAAGTCCCGGTCAGACGCATCAGGGGCACTACGGTCGCCTGCTGCTGATGATGGCCCTGTCGTTCTTGGCTATGTACGCCCTGATGTATGCCATGGTCGATCAGTGGGCCAACGTCTATCACAACGTCAACCAGCTCTACATGGCAGGGCTAATGGCTGCGCCGATGCTGTTGATCGAGCTTTGGCTCATGTCCAGCATGTACCCCGATCGTCGGCGTAACCTGATCCTGGCCAGCGTGACCGTGGCGTTCATGCTGTTCTGTTGGTGGGGAATCCGTACGCAGGCCGCGGTGACTGATCGGCAGTTCATCCGCTCTATGATTCCCCATCATGCCGGCGCCATCCTGATGTGCGAAGAAAACCGCCTGAAGGATCCCGAGCTGACCAGACTCTGCCTGGACATCATCACCTCGCAGAAGCAAGAGATCGCCCAGATGAAGCAACTTCTCGCCAATTGA
- a CDS encoding GDCCVxC domain-containing (seleno)protein, which yields MQLASTLTCPVCGHRATETMSTDSCQFFYECVNCNKLIQPKTGDCCVFCSYGTVPCPPIQRHSSCCSGAA from the coding sequence ATGCAACTGGCCAGCACCTTGACTTGCCCTGTATGCGGTCATCGGGCAACAGAGACCATGTCCACAGACTCATGTCAGTTCTTCTATGAATGCGTGAACTGCAATAAGTTGATTCAGCCCAAAACAGGCGATTGCTGCGTTTTCTGTTCTTACGGCACGGTGCCGTGCCCGCCTATTCAACGGCACAGCTCCTGCTGTTCTGGCGCAGCCTAG
- a CDS encoding heavy-metal-associated domain-containing protein — protein sequence MRAMLLGLIMTIWMSAAWAITPQRVMLHVENMTCPACSITIEKALDKVPGVTSTQVDTRAGTVTVIFDAKIVDSARIAKAITDAGFPATIKTGSESG from the coding sequence ATGCGCGCAATGCTTCTTGGTCTGATCATGACGATCTGGATGTCGGCGGCTTGGGCCATCACACCTCAACGGGTCATGTTGCATGTGGAGAACATGACGTGTCCGGCATGCAGCATTACCATCGAGAAGGCCTTGGACAAGGTGCCTGGGGTAACGTCCACTCAGGTAGACACACGGGCTGGAACAGTGACCGTTATTTTTGATGCGAAAATCGTGGATTCAGCGAGAATAGCAAAGGCGATCACTGACGCCGGTTTTCCAGCGACCATCAAGACAGGATCGGAAAGTGGCTGA
- a CDS encoding mercuric transporter MerT family protein, whose translation MSQHRPPKSFLPPLWGAAVAAVGASICCVVPLVLVLMGISGAWIANLTAFDVWRPWLSALTILCLAWAFWTQYRSGAQRCSNDGGCTDTPSLRRRRRWLWMAASGIVLLLLFPYYISWFL comes from the coding sequence ATGAGTCAGCATCGTCCTCCCAAGTCCTTTTTGCCACCTCTTTGGGGCGCGGCGGTTGCCGCTGTTGGCGCGTCAATATGCTGCGTGGTGCCGCTGGTGCTGGTCTTAATGGGAATCAGCGGAGCATGGATCGCTAACCTCACGGCCTTTGACGTCTGGCGCCCTTGGTTGAGCGCGCTCACCATACTTTGCTTGGCTTGGGCGTTTTGGACCCAGTATCGCTCAGGCGCGCAGCGGTGCAGCAATGACGGTGGCTGCACGGATACCCCATCACTAAGGCGCCGCCGTCGTTGGCTCTGGATGGCCGCCAGCGGGATCGTGCTGTTGCTACTCTTTCCCTATTACATTAGCTGGTTCTTGTAA
- a CDS encoding MerR family transcriptional regulator → MSAMTIGRLAKAADVHIETIRYYQRRGLLPEPERPQRGVRRYGEADVSRLRFIRRAQAAGFRLDEIASLLQIEGRGACEQTRLLTEQKLSEVRQRIEDLRLLETGLKQLVDECQASAGDACPALDRLARTSR, encoded by the coding sequence ATGAGTGCCATGACCATCGGTCGGCTGGCAAAGGCCGCGGATGTACATATCGAGACGATTCGCTATTACCAGCGGCGGGGCTTGCTTCCTGAGCCCGAACGTCCACAACGCGGTGTACGGCGCTATGGTGAGGCTGATGTTAGCCGGCTTAGATTTATCCGACGAGCTCAGGCGGCCGGGTTCCGTCTTGATGAGATAGCTAGTTTGTTGCAGATCGAGGGCAGGGGCGCGTGTGAGCAAACCCGATTGCTGACGGAACAGAAGTTGAGCGAAGTCCGCCAGCGCATTGAAGATTTGCGTTTGTTGGAGACCGGGCTGAAACAATTGGTAGACGAATGCCAAGCCTCCGCGGGTGATGCTTGCCCCGCGCTAGATCGGTTGGCAAGGACAAGTCGGTAG